A genomic window from Blastococcus saxobsidens DD2 includes:
- a CDS encoding DUF6113 family protein, translating to MAASSWLALVEVFWLPLRVGGVLVPVSVAAAVVGNLLLVGAALRLSGSKVVAVLPAASWLVVVVAAMVRRPEGDLLLVGGGATGIVNTAFLLLGVLAAAFGAGLALGAPPRPAPVAAPSGSGSGGAR from the coding sequence GTGGCCGCCTCCTCTTGGCTGGCGCTGGTGGAGGTCTTCTGGCTCCCGTTGCGGGTGGGCGGCGTGCTGGTGCCGGTGTCGGTGGCCGCCGCCGTGGTGGGGAACCTGCTGCTGGTCGGCGCAGCCCTGCGGCTGTCGGGATCGAAGGTGGTCGCCGTCCTCCCCGCCGCGAGCTGGCTGGTCGTGGTTGTGGCGGCGATGGTGCGCCGGCCCGAGGGGGACCTGCTCCTCGTCGGCGGGGGCGCCACCGGCATCGTCAACACGGCGTTTCTGCTGCTGGGGGTGCTGGCCGCCGCCTTCGGCGCGGGTCTGGCCCTGGGCGCCCCGCCGCGGCCGGCTCCGGTGGCGGCGCCGTCCGGTAGCGGTAGCGGTGGTGCTCGGTGA
- the dapC gene encoding succinyldiaminopimelate transaminase, with protein MPAGPSRALPDFPWDSLTAARNRAAQHPGGVVDLSIGTPVDDTPGVLRAALAEAADAPGYPTALGTAALRTAAAGWLRRRLGVQVADPVGADPSVIPTVGSKELVALLPTLLGLQGSATTVVVPEVAYPTYEVGAVLAGLAVRRADTLPADAAGISLVWLNSPGNPHGRVLTDDELRAWVAWGRAHDVPVVADECYITLGWDVAPRSILHPAVAGEDHTGLLAVHSLSKQSTAAGYRGGLLSGDPALVRRVWEVRRHLGLLVPGPVQAAMAAAFDDDAHVDAQRERYRGRRERLAAAVRAAGMRIDHSEAGLYLWATRDEDCWGTIDRLAALGIVVAPGSFYGPAGARHVRLALTATDERIVAAVERLTA; from the coding sequence GTGCCGGCAGGGCCCTCCCGGGCTCTGCCGGACTTCCCGTGGGATTCCCTGACCGCGGCGCGGAACCGTGCGGCCCAGCACCCCGGCGGCGTGGTCGACCTGTCGATCGGCACGCCGGTCGACGACACCCCGGGTGTGCTCCGCGCGGCCCTCGCCGAGGCCGCTGACGCGCCCGGCTACCCGACGGCCCTGGGCACCGCCGCGCTCCGTACGGCCGCGGCGGGCTGGCTCCGGCGGCGCCTGGGGGTCCAGGTCGCCGACCCGGTGGGTGCGGATCCCTCGGTGATCCCGACGGTCGGTTCCAAGGAGCTCGTGGCGCTGCTACCCACGCTCCTGGGTCTGCAGGGCAGCGCGACCACCGTGGTCGTCCCCGAGGTCGCCTACCCCACCTACGAGGTGGGTGCGGTCCTGGCCGGGCTCGCGGTGCGCCGCGCGGACACCCTGCCGGCCGACGCGGCCGGCATCTCCCTGGTCTGGCTGAACTCCCCGGGGAACCCGCACGGCCGGGTGCTCACCGACGACGAACTGCGGGCCTGGGTGGCGTGGGGACGTGCCCACGACGTCCCGGTCGTGGCCGACGAGTGCTACATCACCCTCGGCTGGGACGTGGCGCCGCGGTCGATCCTGCACCCCGCCGTGGCGGGGGAGGACCACACCGGCCTCCTGGCGGTGCACTCGCTGTCCAAGCAGTCGACCGCGGCCGGGTACCGCGGTGGCCTGCTCTCCGGCGACCCCGCGCTGGTGCGCCGGGTCTGGGAGGTGCGCCGCCACCTCGGTCTGCTGGTGCCGGGTCCGGTCCAGGCCGCGATGGCTGCCGCCTTCGACGACGACGCGCACGTCGACGCCCAGCGCGAGCGGTACCGCGGCCGGCGGGAGCGGCTGGCGGCCGCCGTGCGGGCCGCCGGGATGCGGATCGACCACTCCGAGGCCGGGCTGTACCTGTGGGCCACCCGCGACGAGGACTGCTGGGGCACCATCGACCGGTTGGCCGCCCTGGGGATCGTCGTCGCCCCCGGCAGCTTCTACGGTCCCGCGGGCGCCCGCCACGTCCGGCTGGCGCTGACCGCCACCGACGAGCGGATCGTCGCGGCGGTCGAGCGACTCACCGCCTGA
- the fdxA gene encoding ferredoxin, with protein MTYVITQACVDVLDKACIDECPVDCIYEGDRMLYIHPDECVDCGACEPVCPVEAIYYEDDVPDKWKDFYNANVEFFSDLGSPGGAAKTGKIGKDHPLVAALPPQGEEH; from the coding sequence GTGACCTACGTCATCACTCAGGCCTGTGTCGACGTTCTCGACAAGGCGTGCATCGACGAGTGTCCGGTGGACTGCATCTACGAGGGCGACCGGATGCTGTACATCCACCCCGACGAGTGCGTCGACTGCGGGGCGTGCGAGCCGGTGTGCCCGGTCGAGGCGATCTACTACGAGGACGACGTCCCGGACAAGTGGAAGGACTTCTACAACGCCAACGTGGAGTTCTTCTCCGACCTGGGGAGCCCCGGCGGCGCCGCGAAGACCGGCAAGATCGGCAAGGACCACCCCCTCGTGGCCGCCCTGCCGCCGCAGGGCGAAGAGCACTGA
- a CDS encoding EAL domain-containing protein: MSQTPHSPAAPRRLSTASPYDAQAALEQLLDRLRSSSGATRVSVWVHESTTELVIPFRQASCPGAQVPMHPALRIPAFVSDSPFLSAVIASRQPVVARADGRRAADRQLAEVGIRSGHGEPLILDGEVVGILTVEPAAAAAPHLLRQVVPKLAAALAEAWTRRTEQRRLEQAAVLLGLIESAAQAQSMDHLLGSACRQLAELGEVERACIFLLEDGRLVPRMAAYADGRRDLATWQQFRNAPVALELAETVLRTGTPMTADRSSDLVAGWWVDSFQIASALAVPLGRGQELAGVLTLDSTQVRPFSEAVRRLAAAAGAHLGGVIEQARTSQARAASLATAQIVRQLLVDGSAVTGAAEAAEVLARAVQRLAGTDRSAAYLVDADGRIAEVRHVDWPQSHQEVVATRLVGSPAAAVPLWRLTSEQRSPVFVEDAAASDLLDPQLVQALDLSSYVSVPLLSGDRLMGLVVTGSVGSTRRWSSSVRAAVRQVTLEGSLVVENAELRAAEQRRLAQLATEAHHDPLTGLANRRRFIEQVESAVYADGEPRCALLMIDLDRFKEINDSFGHSVGDDLLCLVGPRLQDVLHDGDLLARMGGDEFAVLLPDADEQRAREVAEGLGAALREAFVLDGMALHVDASIGIALCPGHGRDRSLLLARADTAMYAAKRGKHGYEVWAPDGTPASRDRLETLEQLRAALDSEQLDNHYQPQLDLRTGAVVGVEALVRWNHPDRGLLYPGVFLPLAEQAGLMRRLALRVLERALRDLQIWRSAGHDLSVAVNLSVSNLQDVALPGQVEMLLDACKVPAGALVLEITEDVLMADAARSQQVMAGLRRLGVRLSVDDYGTGYSSLSYLRALPVDELKLDRSFVTHLTTDARAAAIVRSTLQLSRDLGMSMVVEGVEDADSLAALREWGCDVAQGYHISRPMPAERVLSWLTSRPVPAALKPGVRTGD, from the coding sequence GTGTCCCAGACGCCGCATTCCCCGGCTGCGCCGCGACGCCTCTCGACCGCCTCGCCCTACGACGCCCAGGCGGCCCTGGAGCAGCTCCTCGACCGGCTGCGCTCGTCGTCCGGGGCCACGCGGGTGTCCGTGTGGGTGCACGAGTCGACCACCGAGCTGGTGATCCCCTTCCGGCAGGCGTCGTGCCCAGGGGCCCAGGTGCCCATGCACCCGGCGCTGCGCATCCCCGCGTTCGTGTCCGACTCCCCGTTCCTCTCCGCCGTCATCGCCAGCCGCCAGCCCGTCGTCGCCCGGGCCGACGGCCGCCGCGCCGCCGATCGCCAGCTGGCCGAGGTCGGCATCCGGTCGGGCCACGGCGAGCCGCTGATCCTCGACGGCGAGGTCGTCGGCATCCTGACCGTCGAACCCGCGGCCGCTGCCGCGCCGCACCTGCTGCGCCAGGTGGTCCCGAAGCTGGCGGCCGCCCTCGCCGAGGCGTGGACCCGCCGCACGGAGCAGCGCCGGCTGGAGCAGGCAGCCGTGCTGCTCGGGCTGATCGAGTCCGCCGCCCAGGCCCAGTCGATGGACCATCTGCTCGGCTCGGCCTGCCGTCAGCTCGCCGAGCTGGGCGAGGTCGAGCGCGCCTGCATCTTCCTGCTCGAGGACGGCCGGCTCGTCCCCCGGATGGCCGCCTACGCCGACGGCCGCCGGGACCTCGCCACCTGGCAGCAGTTCCGCAACGCACCGGTCGCCCTCGAGCTGGCCGAGACGGTGCTGCGCACCGGCACGCCGATGACCGCCGACCGCTCGTCCGACCTGGTCGCGGGCTGGTGGGTGGACTCCTTCCAGATCGCCTCGGCGCTGGCGGTGCCCCTGGGTCGCGGACAGGAGCTGGCCGGCGTGCTGACGCTCGACAGCACCCAGGTGCGCCCGTTCTCCGAAGCCGTACGCCGGCTGGCCGCCGCGGCGGGAGCGCACCTGGGCGGCGTCATCGAGCAGGCCCGCACCAGCCAGGCCCGGGCGGCGTCCCTGGCCACGGCCCAGATCGTCCGGCAGCTGCTGGTGGACGGATCGGCGGTCACCGGGGCGGCGGAGGCGGCCGAGGTGCTCGCCCGCGCCGTCCAGCGTCTGGCCGGCACCGACCGCAGCGCCGCCTACCTGGTCGACGCCGACGGCCGCATCGCCGAGGTCCGCCACGTCGACTGGCCGCAGTCGCACCAGGAGGTCGTCGCCACCCGGCTGGTCGGCAGCCCCGCCGCCGCCGTACCGCTGTGGCGGCTCACCTCCGAGCAGCGCAGCCCGGTCTTCGTCGAGGATGCCGCCGCCAGCGACCTGCTCGACCCCCAGCTGGTGCAGGCGCTGGACCTGTCCTCCTACGTCAGCGTCCCGCTGCTGTCCGGCGACCGCCTCATGGGTCTGGTCGTCACCGGGTCGGTCGGCTCCACCCGCAGGTGGTCCTCGTCGGTGCGGGCCGCCGTCCGGCAGGTCACCCTGGAGGGCTCGCTGGTGGTGGAGAACGCCGAGCTGCGGGCCGCCGAGCAGCGACGGCTCGCGCAGCTGGCCACCGAGGCGCACCACGACCCCCTCACCGGACTGGCCAACCGGCGTCGGTTCATCGAGCAGGTCGAGTCGGCCGTCTACGCCGACGGGGAGCCCCGGTGCGCCCTGCTGATGATCGACCTGGACCGGTTCAAGGAGATCAACGACAGCTTCGGGCACAGCGTGGGCGACGACCTGCTGTGCCTCGTCGGCCCGCGCCTGCAGGACGTCCTGCACGACGGGGACCTGCTCGCCCGCATGGGTGGGGACGAGTTCGCCGTCCTGCTGCCCGACGCGGACGAGCAGCGCGCACGGGAGGTGGCTGAAGGCCTGGGCGCCGCGCTGCGCGAGGCCTTCGTCCTGGACGGCATGGCGCTGCACGTCGACGCCAGCATCGGCATCGCCCTGTGCCCCGGCCACGGCCGTGACCGTTCCCTCCTGCTCGCCCGCGCCGACACCGCGATGTACGCGGCCAAGCGCGGGAAGCACGGCTACGAGGTGTGGGCGCCCGACGGCACCCCCGCCTCGCGGGACCGGCTGGAGACCCTGGAGCAGCTGCGGGCGGCCCTCGACAGCGAGCAGCTCGACAACCACTACCAGCCCCAGCTCGACCTGCGCACCGGTGCGGTGGTCGGGGTCGAGGCGCTGGTCCGCTGGAACCACCCGGACCGCGGCCTGCTGTACCCCGGCGTCTTCCTGCCCCTGGCCGAGCAGGCCGGGCTCATGCGCCGGCTGGCCCTGCGCGTGCTGGAGCGCGCCCTGCGCGACCTGCAGATCTGGCGGAGCGCGGGGCACGACCTCTCCGTCGCGGTGAACCTGTCGGTCTCCAACCTCCAGGACGTCGCCCTCCCGGGGCAGGTGGAGATGCTGCTCGACGCCTGCAAGGTGCCGGCCGGGGCGCTGGTGCTGGAGATCACCGAGGACGTCCTCATGGCCGACGCCGCGCGCAGCCAGCAGGTCATGGCCGGCCTGCGCCGGCTGGGCGTCCGGCTGTCGGTCGACGACTACGGGACCGGCTACTCCTCGCTGTCCTACCTGCGCGCGCTCCCGGTGGACGAGCTCAAGCTCGACCGCAGCTTCGTCACCCACCTGACCACCGACGCGCGCGCCGCCGCGATCGTGCGCAGCACCCTGCAGCTCAGCCGCGACCTGGGCATGAGCATGGTGGTGGAGGGCGTGGAGGACGCCGACTCCCTCGCCGCGCTGCGCGAGTGGGGCTGCGACGTCGCACAGGGCTACCACATCTCCCGGCCCATGCCGGCCGAGCGGGTGCTGTCCTGGCTGACCAGCCGTCCCGTCCCGGCCGCCCTCAAGCCGGGTGTGCGCACCGGCGACTGA
- the mshB gene encoding N-acetyl-1-D-myo-inositol-2-amino-2-deoxy-alpha-D-glucopyranoside deacetylase: protein MTADRRVLFVHAHPDDETITTGATMARYVAEGAAVTLLTCTLGEEGEIIVPELGRLAADQADQLGGYRIGELRAAMAALGVEDVRFLGGAGRHRDSGMVGTPANDHPRAFWNADLTEAVGHAVAVVREVRPQVVVTYDPDGGYGHPDHVQAHRVAMRAVQAAADPAFRPDLGAPWEVAKVYWSCVPRSVVQEGARALAAAGERVPFQRPGAVEDAPFAVPDEQVTTAIDAGGHVGRKAAAMRAHATQITVDGEFFALSNDLGQQILGTEYYRLVRGEPGPAGNGHGHGWEDDLFAGLRG, encoded by the coding sequence GTGACCGCTGACAGGCGCGTGCTGTTCGTGCACGCCCATCCCGACGACGAGACGATCACAACCGGGGCCACGATGGCGCGCTACGTCGCCGAGGGCGCCGCCGTCACCCTGCTCACCTGCACGCTGGGCGAGGAGGGCGAGATCATCGTCCCGGAGCTGGGCCGGCTGGCGGCCGACCAGGCCGACCAGCTGGGCGGCTACCGGATCGGCGAGCTGCGCGCCGCGATGGCGGCGCTCGGGGTCGAGGACGTCCGGTTCCTGGGCGGTGCCGGCCGGCACCGGGACTCCGGGATGGTCGGGACGCCGGCCAACGACCACCCGCGCGCCTTCTGGAACGCCGACCTGACCGAGGCGGTCGGGCACGCGGTCGCGGTCGTGCGCGAGGTCCGGCCCCAGGTGGTGGTCACCTACGACCCCGACGGCGGCTACGGGCACCCCGACCACGTCCAGGCGCACCGCGTCGCCATGCGGGCGGTGCAGGCCGCCGCCGACCCGGCGTTCCGGCCGGACCTCGGCGCGCCCTGGGAGGTCGCCAAGGTGTACTGGTCCTGCGTGCCGCGGTCGGTCGTCCAGGAGGGGGCCCGGGCGCTGGCCGCCGCGGGGGAGCGGGTGCCGTTCCAGCGCCCCGGCGCCGTGGAGGACGCGCCGTTCGCGGTGCCCGACGAGCAGGTGACGACGGCGATCGACGCGGGTGGGCACGTCGGGCGGAAGGCGGCGGCCATGCGGGCGCACGCCACGCAGATCACCGTCGACGGGGAGTTCTTCGCCCTGTCGAACGACCTCGGGCAGCAGATCCTCGGCACCGAGTACTACCGGCTGGTCCGCGGGGAGCCCGGGCCGGCCGGGAACGGGCACGGGCACGGCTGGGAGGACGACCTGTTCGCCGGGCTCCGCGGGTGA